The following coding sequences are from one Pigmentibacter sp. JX0631 window:
- a CDS encoding neprosin family prolyl endopeptidase: protein MQKKFNTLIITCNILFFIPAFADPIEYEVLDNPIDIEANILNFSKEITANQNLSSKVIERRQKTISYYNRVHILKTFKTSDFTVDCIPFIEQPSLIDNPELGQKLLIDFNNVNSQNALKKFGHLLAFNAAEQCPENSVGIIRPTDAVVNSESVLKTALTESNLFQFNTAADNTAGYSWQVGVTPENKIIYLNQDHGEAYFKGPQLQAVASDNQDDHSLDQFWLLYTAENKVRYSVEFGILASKYFTKLPATSIFIYASIDNYSDKSCYNMGCTGFIQFPSTPVLGVPLTNKSADYVFKVKHVKNNQEQSGFYLTLEAKEPSVSLFNKHSVILGFYPENIYPKGMLPNTFSAGAEVYATAPENGTILYGNYVWPVDGYFRKKKIGMFSQNNNIFPSYSRHELIPFGLVWKFGQKE, encoded by the coding sequence ATGCAAAAAAAATTTAATACCCTTATTATTACTTGTAACATTTTATTTTTTATACCGGCATTTGCTGATCCAATTGAATATGAAGTTCTTGATAATCCTATTGATATAGAAGCTAATATTCTAAATTTTTCTAAAGAAATAACAGCGAATCAAAATTTATCTAGTAAAGTAATTGAAAGACGACAAAAAACAATTAGTTACTATAATAGAGTTCATATTTTAAAAACATTTAAAACAAGTGACTTTACTGTTGATTGTATTCCTTTTATTGAGCAACCTTCATTAATTGATAATCCTGAATTAGGACAAAAATTACTGATTGATTTCAATAATGTAAATTCACAAAATGCATTAAAAAAGTTTGGCCACTTGCTTGCTTTCAATGCCGCTGAACAGTGCCCAGAAAACAGTGTAGGGATCATTAGACCTACAGATGCTGTTGTAAATTCAGAAAGTGTTTTAAAAACAGCACTGACAGAAAGTAATTTATTTCAATTCAATACAGCAGCAGACAATACCGCTGGATATTCATGGCAAGTAGGTGTTACACCTGAAAATAAAATTATATATTTAAATCAAGATCATGGCGAAGCATATTTCAAAGGACCCCAGCTACAAGCGGTAGCTTCAGACAATCAGGACGATCATTCTTTAGATCAATTTTGGTTACTTTATACAGCCGAAAATAAAGTTAGATATAGTGTTGAATTTGGAATTTTAGCAAGCAAATATTTTACTAAATTACCAGCAACAAGTATTTTTATCTATGCTAGTATTGATAATTATTCAGACAAATCTTGTTATAACATGGGGTGTACAGGATTTATTCAATTTCCATCGACACCAGTCCTAGGTGTACCATTAACAAATAAAAGTGCGGATTATGTATTTAAAGTAAAACATGTAAAAAATAATCAAGAACAATCAGGTTTTTATTTGACTTTAGAAGCAAAAGAACCAAGTGTTTCTTTATTTAACAAACATAGTGTCATTCTTGGTTTTTATCCTGAAAATATTTATCCAAAGGGAATGTTACCTAATACATTCAGTGCTGGTGCTGAAGTTTATGCTACTGCCCCTGAAAATGGAACAATTCTTTATGGAAATTATGTTTGGCCAGTTGATGGATATTTCAGGAAAAAGAAAATAGGTATGTTCTCACAAAATAATAATATCTTTCCATCATATTCTAGACATGAATTAATACCGTTTGGTCTAGTTTGGAAATTTGGCCAAAAAGAGTAG
- the torT gene encoding TMAO reductase system periplasmic protein TorT, with the protein MKILKTILLKILLLNNLQSSALDLTNFPLKITNEKNQISTIFYKRQDPLEDKTKICVLLPNVLDKYWWAVNYGISDESSHLNIEADIFDAGGYDNLEKQKEQFKNCINEKYDVIILAAINSTKLNDDISLAKNEDIPVIDLINGVDSKDITARASLSFFEMGTITAKYLLAELKTQPRKKLKIAWFPGPKDATWVIEADKGFMETLKDYSKNIINAGYGTTDKEAQADLVRNFLLKNPDTNYVVGNAVAADIAAKYFKINKKKAKVLSFYMTESIYEHILSNDVLAAASDFPTVQARISVNLVKEILDMKTKFIQISPFPNMIDKTNIKQIDKSMILPPDDYHYKIKELK; encoded by the coding sequence ATGAAAATCTTAAAAACAATTTTATTGAAAATACTATTACTTAATAATTTGCAAAGCTCTGCTTTAGATCTAACTAATTTTCCATTAAAAATTACAAATGAGAAAAATCAAATTTCAACAATCTTTTATAAAAGGCAAGATCCTTTGGAAGATAAAACCAAAATTTGTGTACTTCTTCCAAATGTTTTAGATAAATATTGGTGGGCTGTTAATTATGGCATTTCAGATGAATCATCACATTTAAATATTGAAGCCGACATTTTTGATGCTGGTGGATATGATAATTTAGAAAAACAAAAGGAGCAATTTAAAAATTGTATTAATGAAAAATATGACGTAATAATTTTAGCCGCAATAAATTCTACCAAACTGAATGATGATATTTCTCTAGCAAAGAATGAAGATATTCCGGTTATTGATCTTATCAATGGTGTTGATTCAAAAGATATCACAGCTAGAGCTTCACTCAGCTTTTTTGAAATGGGAACTATAACAGCTAAATATTTACTTGCAGAACTAAAAACACAACCAAGAAAAAAATTAAAAATAGCTTGGTTTCCTGGTCCAAAAGATGCTACTTGGGTCATCGAAGCTGATAAAGGATTTATGGAAACTCTAAAAGATTATAGTAAAAATATTATCAATGCAGGTTACGGAACAACTGATAAAGAGGCGCAGGCTGATTTGGTAAGAAATTTTCTATTAAAAAATCCAGATACAAATTACGTTGTTGGCAATGCAGTAGCAGCAGATATTGCTGCAAAATATTTTAAAATTAACAAAAAAAAAGCAAAAGTACTTTCTTTTTACATGACTGAAAGTATTTATGAGCATATTTTATCGAATGATGTACTTGCCGCAGCATCTGATTTTCCAACAGTCCAAGCAAGAATATCAGTTAATTTGGTAAAAGAAATTCTAGATATGAAAACAAAATTTATTCAAATTAGTCCCTTTCCTAATATGATTGATAAAACAAATATTAAACAAATTGATAAAAGTATGATCCTCCCCCCAGACGATTATCATTATAAAATTAAAGAGTTAAAATAA
- a CDS encoding YceI family protein: protein MNYKLALSVLSTYFLLPSISYAAKYELDPVHTKVEFGVRHLGINTVKGEFKKFSGNIEYDAKNPQNTKVNAEIDASSLDTGNSKRDEHVKSADFLDVEKFGKITFVSKSAKLNGKNGLKITGDLTIHGVTKSVVLDVTDIAGPGLSPLDKKQHLGGSASVKIVRQDYDIKWNGGGMTGIAGEAAVGNDVKIQIDLDSIEVSSSK, encoded by the coding sequence ATGAACTATAAACTAGCTTTATCAGTTCTATCAACGTATTTTTTGTTACCATCAATTTCCTATGCTGCAAAATATGAACTTGATCCTGTGCATACAAAAGTAGAATTTGGAGTTCGACATTTAGGAATTAATACCGTTAAAGGGGAGTTTAAGAAATTTTCTGGTAATATTGAGTACGATGCGAAAAATCCGCAAAACACAAAAGTAAATGCTGAAATTGATGCTAGCTCACTGGATACAGGGAATTCAAAAAGAGATGAACATGTAAAATCAGCTGATTTTTTAGATGTAGAAAAATTTGGAAAAATTACTTTCGTTTCAAAAAGTGCAAAGCTTAATGGAAAAAATGGCTTAAAAATAACAGGAGATCTTACAATACATGGAGTAACAAAATCCGTTGTTTTAGATGTTACAGATATTGCAGGTCCTGGATTAAGTCCACTAGATAAAAAACAACATCTTGGTGGATCTGCTTCTGTAAAAATTGTTCGCCAAGATTATGATATTAAATGGAATGGAGGCGGAATGACCGGGATTGCAGGAGAAGCTGCAGTTGGAAATGATGTTAAAATTCAAATTGATCTTGACTCAATTGAAGTATCTTCTTCAAAATAA
- a CDS encoding phospholipase C, phosphocholine-specific: MNLKSRREFLKLTTQTSISMAGLSLLPNSILNALASPVPKRTGTIQDVEHIVIFMQENRSFDHYFGTLRGVRGFGDPRAISLSSGRSVWNQPNTDHQSHILPFAFNSKETSSQWIENLDHSWKESQKIWAQHDCWIEKKSPLTMGYFSRSDIPFYYALADAFTIGDAYYSSIFGPTDPNRLFLFTGTSGLTVNAVGDHVVHNRDDGNETANMELDKVPYDSYTWTTYAERLQAAGISWKVYQEYDNYGDNALAYFKNFRNLDKNSELYHRARAWVRGSNSENASISNAQYLVDAFGADIANGTLPQVSWIVAPTKFCEHPIWPPGYGESLTSRLLETLASHKETWERTAFIINYDENDGFFDHMPPYTLPVSPNLGKSTISKKGEIYNDEPLGLGIRVPLLVISPWTKGGWVCSEVFDHTSIIRFLEKRFKVFEPNISPWRRAICGDLTSMFNFKTPDVTWPKNIPNTNNVIEKTDAMKQLQVPIIPEKQQLPKQEKGVRPARALPYNLLVNTKIDFKKKNVNIIFSNIGKNTAGFFVYNMLKKSSPKNYTLGAANTIIDSWNENDCSNGIYDLNIHGPNGFFRKFKGSLNLQNDKEFPIPEVYLNYMNNELFFIFKNLGNKTCTFYITDNSYGNKGITIKVPPKSSIKKNIDLTLSYNWYDITITINHENYFYRQFAGHLEDGLPSISDPAIS; the protein is encoded by the coding sequence ATGAATTTAAAATCTCGGCGTGAATTCCTTAAATTAACAACTCAAACTTCAATTAGCATGGCGGGTTTATCTTTACTACCTAATAGTATTCTTAATGCTTTAGCATCTCCCGTTCCAAAACGAACAGGGACAATCCAAGATGTCGAACATATCGTGATTTTTATGCAAGAAAATAGATCATTTGATCACTATTTTGGTACTTTAAGAGGAGTAAGAGGCTTTGGAGACCCTAGAGCAATTTCCCTATCCTCAGGAAGATCAGTATGGAATCAACCAAATACAGATCATCAATCACATATTCTTCCCTTTGCTTTTAATTCTAAGGAAACAAGTTCCCAATGGATTGAAAATTTGGATCACTCTTGGAAAGAATCACAAAAAATTTGGGCACAACACGATTGTTGGATAGAAAAGAAAAGTCCTCTTACTATGGGTTATTTCTCAAGATCAGATATTCCTTTTTATTACGCACTTGCTGACGCATTTACTATTGGTGATGCTTATTATTCTTCTATTTTTGGCCCTACAGATCCAAATCGCTTATTTTTATTTACTGGAACCAGTGGATTAACGGTAAATGCTGTTGGCGATCACGTTGTCCATAATCGAGATGATGGAAATGAAACAGCAAATATGGAGTTAGATAAAGTACCATATGATAGTTACACTTGGACAACATACGCTGAAAGGTTACAAGCTGCAGGAATTTCTTGGAAAGTATATCAAGAGTACGATAATTATGGAGATAATGCCCTTGCTTATTTCAAGAATTTTAGAAATCTAGATAAAAACTCAGAACTATATCATAGAGCAAGAGCATGGGTTAGAGGATCAAATTCTGAAAATGCTTCTATTTCAAATGCCCAATATTTAGTTGATGCATTTGGCGCAGATATAGCAAATGGAACTTTGCCACAAGTTTCCTGGATAGTAGCTCCAACAAAATTTTGTGAACATCCTATTTGGCCTCCAGGCTATGGAGAATCTTTAACATCTAGGTTGCTTGAGACACTAGCAAGTCATAAAGAAACATGGGAACGAACCGCCTTTATAATCAATTATGATGAAAATGATGGATTTTTTGACCACATGCCGCCATATACACTCCCCGTCTCTCCAAATTTAGGGAAAAGTACTATTTCCAAAAAGGGAGAAATTTATAATGATGAACCATTGGGCTTAGGCATACGCGTTCCTTTATTGGTGATCTCACCATGGACTAAGGGTGGATGGGTTTGTTCGGAAGTATTTGATCATACATCTATTATAAGATTTCTCGAAAAAAGATTTAAAGTCTTTGAGCCAAATATATCTCCTTGGCGAAGGGCAATTTGTGGTGATTTAACTTCAATGTTTAATTTTAAAACTCCAGATGTTACTTGGCCTAAGAACATACCAAATACAAATAATGTAATTGAAAAAACAGATGCTATGAAACAGTTACAAGTACCTATCATTCCCGAGAAACAACAATTACCAAAACAAGAAAAAGGAGTACGACCTGCAAGAGCTTTACCGTATAATTTACTTGTAAATACAAAAATAGATTTTAAGAAAAAAAATGTAAATATTATATTTTCTAATATTGGAAAAAATACAGCTGGTTTTTTTGTATATAATATGCTGAAAAAATCTAGCCCTAAAAATTATACTCTAGGAGCAGCAAATACAATAATTGATAGCTGGAATGAAAATGATTGTTCTAATGGCATCTATGATTTAAATATTCATGGACCAAATGGTTTTTTTAGAAAATTCAAAGGGTCACTAAACCTACAAAATGATAAAGAGTTTCCAATACCAGAAGTCTATTTAAACTATATGAATAATGAATTATTTTTTATTTTTAAAAACTTGGGAAATAAAACTTGTACATTTTATATAACAGATAACTCATATGGTAACAAAGGTATCACAATTAAGGTACCTCCAAAATCAAGTATTAAAAAAAATATTGATTTAACTTTAAGTTATAATTGGTATGACATTACTATAACAATAAATCATGAAAACTACTTTTATAGACAATTTGCAGGGCACTTAGAAGATGGGTTACCAAGTATTAGCGATCCAGCAATAAGTTAA
- a CDS encoding SGNH/GDSL hydrolase family protein gives MKTKYKYFLLFFFSTLIQGKIYPTEFTHNTSISLGKQHSCALNLNEIYCWGDNHYFQLGDSGVDSSIPKKINNIKNISKIYSGSDHSCAVTENGLVYCWGANSFNQVSVEDSDKSKLTFNLNSKLNLKYIAQMALGEHHTCALNKSGEVYCFGDNQFSQFPELNVESKEKLPLKIVNLPKIKEISAGENHTCALSEDNIIYCWGKNDNGQLGNVFTNAKKSDVVRVSNINNVRQISAGGNTTCALNSIGNVYCWGSNEFGQIGTDPNLGKKSYSEPQKIKQLENILMITVGENHVCALNSENLVYCWGGNLNKSFQLGQFTRDITNHIPKEVPNLINVQSISAGSFHTCALTSDTSIYCWGSNFQGQLGNGTFQETIGPTRVTEKLSNKTKNKEYFLACYIYRMSDSANKKDLLKVIEENSIETIYFGVDPQANSTTDYFRPNGYEENGFFIETKYTYEEMLNSCNKILYLKNKNSNAMLLKKVYDFKVVSYNDKKVKIFPIQFYFLNSHNSIKRIVIFGDSLSDNGNLLHSTKDSLPGFPYFKGRFSNGLVWNDYLSIQTKLPVLNYAVGGAKVKSEINERIYQVPQLLTTGFRNLIIRSMNSSINKYINSLVTYNSEFDSSHIHSPNETLFIIWIGGNDYLELMENKKLYMKTIDTENFSFTEKVVSNINENILKLKDIGARHIAVIGLPDLGLTPELLLNGNYDFGLGKYHSANLLSEKMSQLVNNHNTLLQEKLASAVIESNYLNIYFIDPNKFFVNIYNGVDFFSDKKFNYAITELNSDIQNPLLNQSKYVQKPCFKWNIIGLRAFLNDLKEQNLCDEIKNIYNIKSIFWDNVHPTSYTHCFLSYAIQTKLAEFHLIQKPKKTLLEQRAFCDSGLFERKNYD, from the coding sequence ATGAAAACTAAATATAAATATTTTTTGTTATTTTTTTTCTCAACTTTAATTCAAGGAAAAATTTATCCCACTGAATTTACGCACAATACCAGTATTTCTTTAGGCAAACAGCATTCATGCGCATTGAATTTAAATGAAATTTATTGCTGGGGTGATAATCACTATTTTCAACTTGGAGACTCAGGAGTTGATTCTAGCATTCCTAAAAAAATAAATAATATTAAAAATATTTCAAAAATATACTCTGGTTCAGATCATTCATGTGCTGTAACTGAAAATGGTTTGGTTTACTGTTGGGGAGCAAATTCTTTTAATCAGGTTTCTGTTGAAGATAGCGATAAATCAAAACTTACATTTAATTTGAATAGTAAGCTTAATTTAAAATATATTGCGCAAATGGCTCTCGGAGAGCATCACACATGTGCATTAAACAAAAGTGGTGAGGTTTATTGCTTTGGTGATAATCAATTTTCACAATTTCCCGAATTAAATGTTGAATCTAAAGAAAAACTTCCTTTAAAAATTGTTAATTTACCAAAGATAAAAGAGATTTCAGCTGGTGAAAATCATACCTGCGCTTTGTCAGAGGATAATATTATTTATTGCTGGGGAAAAAATGACAATGGACAGCTTGGAAATGTTTTTACAAATGCAAAAAAATCTGATGTTGTGAGAGTGAGTAATATAAATAATGTAAGACAAATATCTGCAGGTGGAAATACAACTTGTGCTTTAAACTCAATAGGAAACGTTTATTGCTGGGGGAGTAACGAATTTGGACAAATTGGAACAGATCCAAATTTAGGAAAAAAATCCTATTCTGAGCCACAAAAAATAAAACAATTAGAAAATATTTTAATGATAACAGTAGGTGAAAACCATGTCTGTGCTTTAAATTCAGAAAATCTTGTATACTGCTGGGGTGGGAATTTAAATAAATCATTTCAATTAGGACAATTTACAAGAGATATAACGAATCATATACCAAAAGAAGTACCAAATTTGATTAATGTGCAATCAATCAGTGCTGGAAGTTTTCATACATGTGCTTTAACCAGTGACACCTCAATTTACTGCTGGGGAAGTAACTTCCAAGGGCAACTTGGGAATGGTACTTTTCAAGAAACAATTGGACCAACTAGGGTAACAGAAAAATTGAGCAATAAAACTAAAAATAAGGAATATTTTTTAGCTTGTTATATATATAGAATGAGCGATTCAGCAAACAAAAAAGATCTGTTAAAAGTAATTGAAGAAAACTCTATAGAGACTATTTACTTTGGAGTAGATCCGCAAGCAAATTCAACGACAGATTATTTTCGCCCAAATGGGTATGAAGAAAATGGTTTTTTTATAGAAACAAAATATACTTATGAAGAAATGCTAAATAGCTGTAATAAAATTTTATACTTAAAAAATAAAAATAGTAACGCTATGCTCTTAAAAAAAGTCTATGACTTTAAAGTTGTTTCTTATAATGACAAAAAAGTTAAAATCTTTCCAATTCAGTTCTATTTTTTAAATAGCCATAATAGTATAAAAAGAATAGTTATTTTTGGTGACAGCTTATCAGATAACGGAAATTTATTGCACTCAACAAAAGATTCTCTACCAGGTTTTCCTTATTTTAAAGGAAGATTTTCAAATGGTTTAGTTTGGAATGACTATTTAAGCATTCAAACAAAATTACCTGTATTAAACTACGCAGTAGGCGGAGCAAAAGTAAAATCAGAAATAAATGAGCGTATATATCAAGTTCCACAGCTTTTAACAACAGGATTTCGTAATTTAATTATTCGCAGTATGAATAGTTCAATAAATAAATATATAAATTCATTAGTAACCTATAACTCTGAATTTGATAGCAGTCACATCCACTCTCCAAATGAAACACTTTTTATAATATGGATAGGTGGAAACGATTATCTTGAACTTATGGAAAATAAAAAACTGTATATGAAAACTATTGATACAGAAAACTTCAGCTTTACTGAAAAAGTAGTTAGTAACATAAATGAAAATATTTTAAAATTAAAAGATATTGGCGCCCGACATATTGCAGTTATAGGACTACCTGATTTAGGTTTAACTCCTGAACTTCTTTTAAATGGAAACTACGACTTTGGCTTAGGAAAATATCATTCAGCTAATCTTCTTTCAGAAAAAATGTCACAGCTAGTTAATAATCACAATACTCTTTTACAGGAAAAATTAGCCTCAGCAGTTATTGAGAGCAATTATTTAAATATATATTTCATAGATCCTAATAAATTTTTTGTAAATATATACAATGGAGTAGATTTTTTCAGTGATAAAAAATTTAATTATGCAATAACAGAATTAAATAGCGATATACAAAATCCGTTGCTGAATCAAAGTAAATACGTGCAAAAACCTTGCTTTAAATGGAATATTATTGGTTTAAGAGCATTTTTAAATGATTTAAAAGAACAAAATCTTTGTGATGAAATTAAAAATATTTACAATATAAAATCAATTTTTTGGGATAATGTTCATCCTACTAGTTATACTCATTGTTTTCTCTCATATGCAATCCAAACCAAACTGGCTGAATTTCATTTGATTCAAAAACCAAAGAAAACTCTTTTAGAACAAAGAGCTTTCTGTGATTCAGGACTTTTTGAAAGGAAAAATTATGACTAA
- a CDS encoding alpha/beta fold hydrolase, with the protein MKVKISKLLFLLMFISSCKKNETSDKNTNEINWGQCDKSTNSLRISCANITVPMNWNDENSKKINIRFMKITSKENNPNNQTLFFNPGGPGGSAIEIGKGLLETDFAKNYDIIAVNPRGYNEVKCNDDIFPSSIIANNKDQFEKIKKQSLEYIKSCYSLSGEIIDYIDTKHAAYDLEAVRKALNLKKINYLGVSYGTHLGATYAEIFPNSIDKLILDSVIDQTIPIEERLKFETLETKNIYNKFISWCKNSKKCALNSEPDIEQYINDFFSSDFYFIDKNIVTKEMLKIYVLNQLLNFSDLENLSLFLKNKNEIKNEKISINYSLVFLTNCLDRAKEEFTFEKYTNLKILSKNIFPNFAEIMSEFRLSFFCSNWNKTSSNEIKRYSINPNQKVLILNSEADARTPKGNAENLLNQIPFGRLLISKEPGHGVFNRPCIKEKVLNYLNNDILPNNYTLCEENANLIEKSYSY; encoded by the coding sequence ATGAAAGTTAAAATTTCAAAACTGCTTTTCCTACTTATGTTTATTTCTAGTTGCAAAAAAAACGAGACAAGTGATAAAAATACAAATGAAATAAATTGGGGCCAGTGCGATAAAAGTACCAATTCATTACGAATTAGCTGCGCTAATATAACAGTTCCCATGAACTGGAATGATGAAAATAGCAAAAAAATAAATATAAGATTTATGAAAATAACTTCAAAAGAAAACAATCCAAATAATCAGACATTATTTTTTAATCCAGGAGGTCCTGGTGGTTCTGCAATTGAAATTGGAAAAGGATTATTAGAGACTGATTTTGCAAAAAATTATGATATTATTGCTGTAAATCCTAGGGGCTACAATGAAGTAAAATGTAACGACGATATATTTCCTTCCTCAATTATAGCTAACAATAAAGATCAATTTGAAAAAATAAAAAAACAAAGTTTAGAATATATTAAATCATGCTATAGTTTAAGCGGAGAAATTATTGATTATATTGATACAAAACATGCTGCTTACGATTTAGAAGCCGTAAGAAAAGCTTTAAATTTAAAAAAAATAAACTATCTGGGTGTCTCTTATGGAACACATTTAGGTGCAACATATGCAGAAATATTTCCTAATAGTATTGATAAATTAATATTAGATTCAGTCATCGATCAAACAATACCAATTGAAGAGAGGCTTAAATTTGAAACGCTAGAGACCAAAAATATTTACAACAAGTTTATCAGTTGGTGTAAAAATAGTAAAAAATGCGCTTTAAATTCTGAGCCAGATATAGAACAATATATCAACGATTTTTTTTCCAGTGACTTTTATTTTATAGATAAAAACATTGTTACTAAAGAAATGCTAAAAATTTATGTTTTAAATCAGTTATTAAATTTTAGTGATCTAGAAAATCTTTCCTTATTTTTGAAAAATAAAAATGAAATAAAAAACGAGAAAATTTCAATCAACTATTCTCTTGTATTCTTAACAAATTGCCTAGATAGAGCAAAAGAAGAATTTACTTTTGAAAAATATACTAATTTAAAAATTCTTAGCAAAAATATTTTCCCAAATTTTGCTGAAATTATGTCAGAATTTAGACTTAGTTTTTTCTGTTCTAACTGGAATAAGACCAGTTCAAATGAAATAAAAAGGTATAGTATAAATCCTAACCAAAAGGTATTAATTTTAAATTCTGAAGCTGATGCTCGGACTCCAAAAGGAAATGCCGAAAATTTACTCAATCAAATCCCATTTGGAAGATTGCTAATAAGCAAAGAACCTGGGCATGGAGTGTTTAATAGACCATGCATTAAAGAAAAAGTTCTTAACTACTTAAATAATGACATTCTTCCCAATAACTACACCTTGTGTGAAGAAAATGCTAATTTAATTGAGAAATCTTATTCATACTAA
- a CDS encoding GNAT family N-acetyltransferase, whose product MEALISKSENTIKNKLLFIPSKLSKCSTYENDQYFICKSPFKTSMFNIVWIKGIMQESIENELSKIVNIFNPLPFALWIGPNTFPTIPEKIFNNLGFVKEANEIGMHFDLKFLKVSDISYNSLSIIEVKNEQDMLKFISVLEVYDPLVRDYYLNVLNEINSNSQPFRFFCLILEEKPVCIASLFFYKNYCGIFDVLTGESFQKKGYAFKLMIFLMNYAKNYGSSHIFLTASSHAALSLYTKLGFARLGNYECYEYKR is encoded by the coding sequence ATGGAAGCATTGATCAGCAAAAGTGAAAATACAATCAAAAACAAATTGCTTTTTATTCCAAGTAAACTTAGTAAATGCTCTACATATGAAAATGATCAATACTTTATTTGCAAATCTCCATTTAAAACTTCTATGTTTAACATCGTCTGGATAAAAGGGATTATGCAGGAAAGTATTGAAAATGAACTTTCAAAAATTGTAAATATTTTTAACCCGCTTCCTTTTGCACTATGGATAGGGCCGAACACATTTCCAACAATTCCTGAGAAAATATTTAATAATTTAGGTTTTGTCAAAGAAGCTAATGAAATAGGAATGCATTTTGACCTTAAGTTCTTAAAAGTAAGTGATATTAGTTACAATTCATTAAGCATTATAGAAGTAAAAAATGAGCAAGATATGCTAAAATTTATTAGTGTACTTGAAGTCTATGATCCTTTAGTACGAGATTATTATCTAAATGTTTTAAACGAAATAAATAGCAATTCACAACCTTTTCGCTTTTTTTGCTTAATTCTAGAAGAGAAACCAGTTTGTATTGCCTCCTTGTTTTTTTATAAGAATTATTGTGGAATTTTTGATGTTTTAACAGGAGAAAGTTTTCAAAAAAAAGGGTATGCATTTAAATTAATGATTTTTTTAATGAACTATGCCAAAAATTATGGTTCCTCCCATATTTTTTTAACAGCTTCATCACACGCCGCCCTATCCCTGTATACAAAATTAGGATTTGCACGTCTTGGAAATTATGAATGTTATGAATATAAGCGATAA
- a CDS encoding alpha/beta fold hydrolase → MNSIHFLHGFLGSPNDWSIFNDDLINHSFFFHSIADYMQPKKQNDKTHFDSWVNNFNSHISKEKNTKKNILVGYSLGGRLALHSLASSNFWNAAIIISANPGLINEHEKKIRIKTDNEWANRFKNEKWENVIKAWNSQSVFSNSQFSINRKENTFCKAEISKMLKNYSLGKQENLRNKIKLLNIPILWLAGEKDPKYVNIAYEMQELNKNIALQIIPNAGHRVPWENPQEFKSILHNFQV, encoded by the coding sequence ATGAATAGTATCCACTTTCTCCATGGTTTTTTAGGCTCTCCTAATGATTGGAGCATTTTTAATGATGATTTAATAAATCATTCATTCTTTTTTCATTCAATAGCTGATTACATGCAACCTAAAAAGCAAAATGATAAAACTCACTTTGATTCATGGGTCAACAATTTTAATTCTCATATTTCCAAAGAAAAAAATACTAAAAAAAATATCTTAGTTGGTTATTCTTTAGGAGGAAGGCTTGCATTACATTCTCTTGCAAGTAGTAATTTTTGGAATGCAGCAATTATAATTTCAGCAAATCCAGGACTAATAAATGAGCATGAGAAAAAAATAAGAATTAAAACAGATAATGAATGGGCAAATCGTTTTAAAAATGAAAAATGGGAAAATGTTATTAAAGCATGGAATTCTCAAAGTGTCTTTTCTAACTCGCAATTCTCAATAAATAGAAAAGAAAATACCTTTTGCAAAGCAGAAATTTCTAAAATGTTAAAAAATTATTCATTAGGTAAACAGGAAAATCTTCGAAATAAAATTAAGTTATTAAATATTCCTATTCTCTGGTTAGCAGGTGAAAAAGATCCAAAATATGTGAATATTGCTTATGAAATGCAAGAATTGAATAAAAATATTGCATTACAAATTATTCCAAATGCTGGACATCGAGTACCTTGGGAAAACCCTCAAG